In Aquimarina sp. TRL1, a single window of DNA contains:
- a CDS encoding glutamate-cysteine ligase family protein, producing MTNQLYREFVKKFTCPTPTPRTIGIECEFPIVTHKGEAPPFSLIQRLFIHLEKAGFLLERDSFTGFYCTATKMAASPSSTAFYQDSITTDVGYSILEIVLAPQHTLYQLETRLTKILHHILPFLLKHQCYIIGYGIQPCATPGHELVMPKERYLFFKHFSYHNFIPPTKGFDSDHLAITASNQCHIKVNETEAIDAVNILNAFSGPLIAMQANSPIWNNQHTDQYKANRELLWKYAFPNLSQQLGIPPKFTSLSDYLEHLCQISTLLIPRDGTYYQVINKTNFNTYYQQKGVAIGRALNKKEIPITPQPEDLHHIVPFSWFNARLVPKYGTVESRMCCQQPPGETLTSAALTLGLIENIDAAKILMQRLSLQEWKQFRMEAIKHGMALKKSSHDMIGIIKEVLTIAYIGLLQRGQQEEQFLQPLYNRIKTLESPADIALALMHHGGMSAFLSHYAFPTPKQAEWHQYLKHSNSFLNTSLNTV from the coding sequence ATGACCAACCAACTATACCGAGAATTCGTAAAAAAATTTACTTGCCCTACCCCAACGCCCCGTACTATTGGAATTGAATGTGAATTCCCAATTGTAACTCATAAAGGGGAAGCCCCCCCTTTTTCACTAATTCAAAGGCTTTTTATCCATCTAGAAAAAGCAGGTTTCCTGCTAGAAAGAGATTCTTTTACTGGTTTTTATTGTACTGCTACAAAAATGGCAGCTTCGCCATCCTCTACCGCCTTTTATCAAGACAGTATTACGACTGATGTAGGTTATAGCATTCTCGAGATTGTACTTGCCCCGCAACATACATTGTATCAATTGGAAACACGCTTAACCAAAATCCTTCATCATATACTTCCTTTTCTGCTCAAACATCAATGTTATATAATCGGCTATGGAATACAACCATGTGCCACTCCTGGTCATGAGTTGGTCATGCCTAAAGAACGATATCTTTTTTTTAAGCATTTTTCATATCACAACTTCATACCGCCTACAAAAGGGTTTGACTCAGACCATTTAGCCATTACAGCTTCTAATCAATGCCATATCAAAGTAAATGAAACAGAAGCCATTGATGCTGTTAATATATTAAATGCATTTTCAGGTCCTCTTATTGCTATGCAAGCAAATTCCCCTATCTGGAATAACCAACATACTGACCAATATAAAGCAAACCGAGAACTATTATGGAAATATGCTTTTCCTAACCTGTCACAACAGCTTGGTATACCCCCAAAATTTACTTCTCTTTCTGACTACCTGGAACACCTATGTCAGATTTCTACCTTACTTATTCCCCGAGATGGCACCTACTATCAGGTTATCAACAAAACAAATTTCAATACTTATTACCAACAAAAAGGAGTCGCTATAGGACGCGCTCTAAATAAAAAAGAAATCCCCATCACCCCACAGCCCGAAGACCTGCATCACATTGTTCCTTTTAGTTGGTTCAATGCGCGACTCGTCCCTAAATACGGAACTGTAGAAAGTCGAATGTGCTGCCAACAACCTCCTGGAGAAACACTTACTTCTGCTGCTCTTACTTTGGGACTCATTGAGAATATAGATGCTGCTAAAATACTTATGCAGCGCTTATCACTACAAGAATGGAAGCAATTCCGAATGGAGGCTATTAAACACGGAATGGCTCTAAAAAAATCTTCTCATGATATGATCGGCATTATTAAAGAAGTGCTCACTATTGCATATATAGGATTATTACAACGAGGTCAACAGGAGGAACAATTCCTACAGCCTCTGTATAATCGTATTAAAACATTAGAGAGTCCGGCAGATATTGCCCTAGCCCTAATGCATCATGGAGGCATGTCGGCATTCTTATCTCATTACGCATTTCCTACCCCCAAACAAGCTGAATGGCATCAATACCTTAAACACAGTAATTCTTTTTTAAATACTTCTCTTAATACCGTTTGA
- a CDS encoding collagen-like protein, whose product MKTRKMVVLVMISTLIGLGGCFTGCSGEDGDLGPQGPQGDQGIQGEQGIKGDQGDPGTANVIYSDWISRNFLNPNASSQNAQGLATIDTSEVNTNTDVILVYGKRNDNTVYQLPYIHAPQEEYYGFALFESDNGSYYSLQIRVNSLNGESRVYTFFSDFRYVIIPGGHTVQDTEGGSKRKKYTQMSYKEIKELFDIKE is encoded by the coding sequence ATGAAAACAAGAAAAATGGTAGTATTGGTTATGATAAGCACCTTGATAGGTTTGGGAGGGTGTTTTACCGGGTGTTCGGGAGAAGATGGAGATCTCGGACCACAAGGTCCCCAGGGAGATCAGGGAATACAAGGAGAGCAAGGTATAAAAGGAGATCAGGGAGATCCCGGAACCGCTAATGTCATCTACTCTGACTGGATTAGCAGAAATTTTCTCAATCCTAATGCTTCTTCTCAAAATGCACAAGGACTCGCAACCATAGACACTAGTGAAGTCAATACGAATACAGATGTGATACTTGTTTATGGCAAACGAAATGACAATACAGTCTATCAGCTCCCCTATATTCATGCTCCACAGGAAGAGTACTATGGATTTGCTCTTTTTGAATCCGATAACGGTAGTTACTATAGTTTACAAATACGGGTAAATTCCCTCAATGGAGAAAGCAGAGTGTATACTTTTTTCAGTGATTTTAGATATGTAATCATCCCTGGAGGGCATACTGTACAAGATACAGAAGGAGGCTCCAAAAGAAAAAAGTACACCCAAATGTCATATAAAGAAATCAAGGAGCTTTTTGATATCAAAGAATAA
- a CDS encoding aminotransferase class V-fold PLP-dependent enzyme: protein MNDNNLNNKLMLSKEDMLQYGYRIIEHIVDHFENQNDKKPVTSASRQEMDALLAEDIPHTPTPANDVLDFVMDHVIPHGNIVSHPKSFSFVPGPSNYVSAMADTLATGFNIFSGGWAASPAAAELEIQTMNWLLEIFGFPKKNGGGIFTSGGSMANLTGLVTARRIKCGDDFSKAVIYLSDQAHSSNIKAIKVIGFKKEQIRIIPTDIEFKLSINKLKNAIAKDRLEGLHPFCMIASAGTTNTGTVDPLDELATICKNEDLWFHIDGAFGGAAILAKDGKKFLKGIEKADSLTVDPHKWFFQPYEMGCLLVKNHSWLSGTFSEKPEYLRDIEGNESEINFYDHGIQLTRRFRALKFYMSLKTFGLDAFKNAVQYNIELAEKTEAILRKSAKWEVISPATLGVINYRYHPINHTLSEEQLDKINQNISKKITASGDALLVTTILQGQVVLRMCLINPRTTLQHIQDTLDQCEAYGAEEMETIQEK, encoded by the coding sequence ATGAACGACAATAATCTCAATAATAAATTAATGTTATCCAAAGAAGATATGCTTCAATATGGATACAGAATTATAGAACATATCGTTGATCATTTTGAGAATCAAAACGATAAAAAGCCTGTAACATCAGCTTCTAGACAGGAAATGGATGCATTATTAGCAGAAGATATTCCGCATACACCGACTCCAGCCAATGATGTATTGGATTTTGTAATGGATCATGTAATTCCGCATGGAAATATTGTTTCCCATCCGAAATCCTTTTCTTTTGTTCCGGGACCCAGCAATTACGTAAGCGCTATGGCAGATACCCTTGCCACTGGATTTAATATTTTCTCAGGAGGGTGGGCTGCTTCCCCGGCTGCAGCTGAATTAGAAATACAAACCATGAACTGGTTGTTGGAAATTTTTGGGTTCCCTAAAAAAAATGGAGGAGGGATTTTCACTAGTGGAGGATCCATGGCAAATCTTACCGGATTAGTAACCGCCAGAAGAATAAAATGCGGTGATGATTTTTCTAAAGCAGTGATCTACTTATCTGATCAGGCACATTCTTCCAACATCAAAGCTATCAAAGTGATTGGATTCAAAAAGGAACAAATACGGATCATTCCTACTGATATTGAATTCAAATTATCGATTAACAAATTAAAAAATGCCATTGCCAAAGACCGCCTGGAAGGGTTACACCCCTTCTGCATGATTGCATCTGCAGGAACTACCAATACAGGAACGGTAGACCCACTGGATGAACTTGCTACTATTTGCAAAAATGAAGATCTATGGTTCCACATAGATGGGGCATTTGGAGGAGCAGCCATCTTAGCAAAAGATGGTAAAAAATTCCTCAAAGGAATTGAAAAAGCAGACTCTTTGACCGTTGACCCACATAAATGGTTTTTCCAACCTTATGAAATGGGTTGCTTATTGGTAAAAAACCATAGCTGGTTAAGTGGTACATTCAGTGAAAAACCGGAATACTTACGAGATATTGAAGGAAATGAATCTGAAATTAACTTCTATGACCACGGAATTCAACTAACCAGACGATTCAGGGCGTTAAAATTCTATATGTCACTCAAAACATTCGGGCTGGACGCTTTTAAAAATGCTGTACAATACAACATCGAATTAGCAGAAAAAACCGAGGCTATTCTTCGCAAAAGTGCAAAGTGGGAAGTTATCTCTCCCGCAACTCTGGGAGTGATTAATTATAGATATCACCCTATTAATCATACACTATCAGAAGAACAGCTAGATAAAATCAATCAAAACATCTCAAAAAAAATCACCGCTTCAGGAGATGCATTATTAGTAACCACGATTCTGCAAGGTCAAGTAGTACTTCGCATGTGTCTGATCAATCCCAGAACCACCTTACAACATATTCAGGATACCCTGGATCAATGTGAGGCTTACGGAGCAGAAGAAATGGAAACTATACAAGAAAAATAA